TGTGGCTATGAAAGAACACTACCAACGTGGTGGTCTGGGTGATGTCAAAACTAAACGCTATCTCTTAGAGATTTTAGAGCGGGAATTAGGACCAATCAGAGAGCGTCGACTTGAGTTTGCAAAAGACATGGGGCAAGTTTATGACATGCTGAAAGAAGGCAGTGATCGTGCTCGACAAGTTGCTGGACAAACCCTGTCAGAAGTCAAAAATGCAATGGGAATTAATTACTTTAAATAACGAACAATAATAGCAGATTACATCAAAAACCATCGTCTTTTACCTGAAAAAGAGATGGTTTTTAATTTTTGCATAATAATCATTGACAAATGCCTATAGAATGGTATGATATTAACAATAAAAAGACGAGCCTTGCTCAATATATAAGAAAAGAGGAAACTGTGGATGTCTAACTGGGACACTAAATTTTTGAAAAAAGGTTTTACCTTTGATGACGTATTGCTTATTCCAGCTGAAAGTCACGTGTTGCCAAATGATGCTGATTTAAGTACAAAACTTGCTGAGAATTTAAAATTAAATATCCCAATTATTACTGCGGCTATGGATACAGTTACCGAAAGTCAAATGGCGATCGCCATTGCCCGTGCCGGCGGTCTAGGTGTCATCCACAAAAATATGTCTATTGCACAGCAGGCTGATGAGGTTCGTAAGGTAAAACGTTCTGAAAATGGTGTCATTATTGATCCATTCTTCCTGACTCCTAATCATACAATTGCTGAAGCGGATGAATTGATGGGACGCTACCGCATCAGTGGGGTACCAGTGGTTGAAACGATGGAAAATCGTAAATTGGTTGGTATCTTAACCAACCGCGATTTGCGCTTTATTTCAGATTACAATCAACCAATTTCTAATCACATGACTAGTGAAAATCTTGTTACAGCCCCAGTCGGAACTGATCTAACAACGGCTGAAAGAATCTTGCAAGAACACCGAATTGAAAAACTACCTTTAGTAGATGAAAACGGTCGCCTCTCTGGTCTTATCACCATTAAAGATATTGAAAAAGTGATTGAGTTTCCAAATGCAGCCAAGGATGAATTTGGTCGTCTACTAGTTGCGGGGGCCGTTGGTGTAACTTCAGATACTTTTGAGCGTGCAGAAGCCCTCTTCGAAGCGGGAGCAGATGCCATTGTTATTGATACAGCACACGGTCATTCTGCTGGCGTTCTACGTAAAATTGCTGAAATTCGTGCACACTTCCCAGACCGCACCTTGATTGCGGGTAATATCGCAACTGCTGAAGGAGCACGCGCTCTTTATGAAGCAGGTGTTGATGTGGTTAAGGTCGGAATCGGACCAGGTTCTATCTGTACAACTCGTGTCATTGCCGGTGTCGGTGTACCACAAGTCACAGCAATCTACGATGCAGCTGCAGTTGCGCGTGAGTATGGAAAAACCATTATTGCCGATGGAGGAATCAAGTATTCAGGTGATATCGTCAAAGCCCTTGCTGCAGGTGGAAATGCAGTTATGCTTGGATCCATGTTTGCTGGAACAGACGAAGCGCCAGGTGAAACTGAAATCTTCCAAGGACGTAAATTTAAAACTTATCGTGGAATGGGCTCTATCGCAGCTATGAAGAAAGGTTCCAGCGATCGCTACTTCCAAGGTTCTGTCAATGAAGCTAATAAGCTAGTTCCAGAAGGAATTGAAGGGCGTGTAGCTTATAAAGGAGCGGCTGCAGATATCGTCTTCCAAATGTTGGGCGGGATCCGTTCTGGTATGGGATATGTCGGTGCAGCTAACCTACAAGAACTTCATGAAAATGCTCAATTTATTGAGATGAGTGGTGCTGGTTTGAAAGAAAGTCACCCTCACGATGTACAAATCACAAATGAAGCTCCAAACTACTCTGTCCAATAAAATTATAAATAAAAACAACCTTGTCAACTCCTTGATAAGGCTGTTTTTTAGTTTACAAATCTGTAAATCATATTTACAACTATTTTACTTATTTGTAAAGCTAAGGTTCTCTTCTTTCTTAATGACGCCTTGACTTATCTGAAAAATATTAATATCTTCTGGTAGATTATGTAAGTGATCTAAGCTAGTTGTCGTGATAAAAGTCTGGATGTTTTGAGAGATGGTTTCTAATAATTTAAGTTGACGCATGTTGTCAAGCTCGCTCATTACATCGTCAAGCAATAATATTGGAGTATCTTTTGTAAGATTCTCGATGAGTTTAATTTCAGCTAACTTGAGAGATAGGACAACGCTACGATGTTGGCCTTGGCTACCAAATCCGGCTTCCATATCATTGATAAAAAAGTTGATATCATCTCGGTGAGGTCCGACACCTGTATTTTTTTTGAAAAGATCGCGTCCACAGCTTTCTGATAAGGCTGCTCGAAAAGAAGCTTCCAAGTCTTCGAGACACGAAAACGGAACAGAGGATACATACTTGATTGTCAATTTCTCTTTCCCTTGAGAAATATCGCTATGACTTTCCTGAGCAAAACCCTCTAGCTTTTCAATAAAGTCTAAGCGATGTTGCATGACACGACAACCAAAATCAATCAGTTGCTCATCTAAAACAGAAAGAAAGGTTTCATCTATCTTGTCATTGGCCTTAAGATAAGCATTTCTTTGCTTGAGCACATGATTATAGCCAGATAAGTCAGCAAGGTAGATGGGCTTGATTTGCCCAAGCTCAATATCAATAAATTTTCGGCGTAAAGCAGGGGCACCTTTAATGAGCTGTAAATCTTCTGGAGCAAACAAGACAACGTTGACAACCCCTATATAATCTGATAATTTACCTTGTTTTAAATGATTTATTTTGGTGATTCTCCCCTTTGGTGTCAACTCGATGTCAAGTGGGATTTTACCCGCTGTTTTTTCAATAATTCCCGAAATTTGAAGATTTTTTTCTTGGAAATGAATCAAATCCTTATCGGTTCGGGTACGGTGACTGCGAGTAAGGGCTAAAAAATAGATGGCTTCTAGAATATTAGTTTTCCCCTGTGCATTTTGCCCCAGAAAGATATTAAGGCCAGGATCAAAATCAACCTCTGCAGACTGGTAATTACGAAAATGTTTAATTTTCAGCGTTTTTAACCACATGGCTTAGGTTCCTGGAAAGCGAACAGGGGCTTTTTTGCTTTTCTGCTCGGGCTTTCTTTTCTTCTCTTCTTTTTTCGCTGGTTGAGATTTTTTCAAGTCCTTATTCATGGTTTTAACTAAGTCTGCCACTCTTTTTTTCTCTGCTTGCTCCTCTTGATGTTCAAGAATTTCCTCCTGATTTGGAGCAAGGAGGACAATTTCCAGCTCTTGGTCTGGGAGAGAGACGACATCTCCAATTCTAAGTTTTTCCCTCGTCTATTTTCTAGTTCGCCGTTAAAAAAGACCTGATTATCTGCTAAAAATGACTTGATTGCTCCGCCACTTTGAATAATGCCAACTTCTTTTAAGAGAGCCTGTAGAGTAATGTATTCGTCAAATAATTTATATTCCATATTTCACCTCAATCCTTGTCATTATATCATAATTTAAGCAGAAACTGTTCAGTGGTAGTCTCATTCAAGGACAAGTTTTACTAGAAAAACAGAAAACGCTTTAATCACTAAAATTGCCGATCCTTACAAAGCATTAAATAGCATTTCGTGTTATAATAGAAGTCTATATTATTCGGTATGAGGAGCGCAATGGAAATCATAAAAGGAGTACATCTCCACTTCATTCAATCAGAAAAATTTAAAACCAATAAAATTAAAGTGCGATTCTCAGCTCCTATGTCTGAAAAAACAATAGCTGGGCGGGTTCTTACGGCCAGCATGCTAGAGACTTCAAATGCTCTTTATCCAACATCGCAAGCCTTTCGAGAAAAATTAGCGAATTTATACGGTGCTAATTACTCGACAAGCCTTTCACGACGGGGATTAGTGCATTATCTAGATATCAATCTTTCTTTCGTGCGGGATCAATTCTTGAGCCGTAAGAATATGTTGGCAGATGAAATGCTAGATTTTTTGAAGGCTAGTCTCTTTTTTCCTCTGTCAAATGGAAAGGCTTTTGATACTAAAACCTTTGAAATTGAAAAGAGAAATGTTTTAACAGACTTGGAAGCTGAAATTGAGAATCATTTCTACCATGCTCACAGAGAGTTAAATAATTTATTTTACGATTTACCAGAAATGCGGATTCCGCGTGTGGCAACAATCGAGCTTGTTGAAAAAGAAACAGCTGAAACTAGTTTCGCTGCTTTTCAGCAAATGCTAAATCAAGATCAAATCGATTTTTTCTTCATCGGTGATTTCAATGAGATTGCTGTCCGTGAGAAAATCCAAGAATTCCATTTTTCTGAACGAGAGCAGCCTTTACAGCTTAGCTATCAGCAAAACTATTCAAATATAACTAGAGAAAAGCTGGAGCAGCGAGATGTGCATCAGTCCATTGTTGAACTGGCCTACCATTTTTCTAGTCAATATGGAGATAGAGGCCATCTGCCCCTAATTGTTTTGAACGGCTTATTGGGAGGATTTGCTCACTCCAAGCTCTTTGTCAATGTTCGGGAAAAAGAGAGCCTAGCCTACACTATTTCTAGTAGTTTTGATATTTTTTCTGGTTTGATGCGAATCTATGCTGGAATTGACCGAGCAAATCGGACAAAGACCATCGCTTTAATCAACCGCCAAATTCTAGATTTGAAGCGAGGGCATTTCACAGATGAAGAGCTTGAGCAAACCAAGAATATGCTGAAAAATTCAATACTTCTAGCTCAGGATCGACAAAACACCTTGATTGAGCGTGCTTACATGTCCTCTGTTCTAGGGAAAAAATTTCTATCACTAGAGGCTTGGCTGAAAGCATTAGACAATGTCAGCAAAGCTGATCTTATAGAGGCAGCCCAGCAGTTGAAATTACAGGCGATTTACTTTATGGAAGGGAAATAATGCATAATCCAGGTCTAGAAAGAATCAATTATATAGCCGTGGGAGAAAGCATCTATCGGGCGGTACTAGCAAATGGATTGCAGGTTTACCTACTCCCTAAAAATGATTTTAATGAAACCTACGGCATCATCTCAACACATTTTGGCTCTGTTGATACTAAGGTTGTTTCACGTGAAACAAAGCAAGTTTCTCATTATCCAGCAGGGATTGCGCATTTTTTGGAGCACAAATTATTCGAGCATGAAAACGGCGAGGATTTGCTGCAGGAATTTACCAAGTTTGGCGCAGAAAGTAATGCCTTTACAAGCTTTACACGGACCAGCTATCTGTTTTCTACGACAAACTGTGTAGCAGAAAATCTGAAGCTGTTGCAGGAACTCGTTTCCCAAGCTAATTTTTCAGAAGCATCTGTTCAGCGTGAGCAAGGAATTATCCAGCAAGAAATCGAGATGTACCAAGACGATCCAGATTATCGGCTCTTCTTTGGTGCTTTGAGCAATCTCTACCCTCAAACTCCACTAGCAGAAGATATCGCCGGAACGACAGAGTCAATCATGGATATTACTGTAGAAGATCTAACAGAAAACTTCGAGCTTTTCTACCGTCCATCCAACATGACTTTATTTGTCATTGGAAATTTCGACTTGGAGTCCACTTTTGAAGATATCATACAAACACAAGAGACCTTATCTCCTAAATTATTAACTGAAACAATTGAAAAAGAGCCTCTCATCTTACAGCCAGTAATTCCAACTGCTACTAGTCGGATGGAAGTTGCCAGTCCTAAATTGGCGATCGGTATTCGTGGGAAAGATGCGATACAGGATACGGAGCTTTATCGCTATAAAATTGCCCTGAAATTGCTTTTTGCCATGATGTTTGGTTGGACTTCCAAGCGTTTCCAGACTCTGTATGAAAATGGCAAGATTGACAATTCGCTCACTCTTGAAGTAGAGGTGGAAAAGGATTTCCACTTTGTCATCCTAACTATGGACACGCAGGAACCAGTAGGAATTTCTCATCAATTCCGCTCAGCCATTCGGAAGTTTACTCAGGATCCAGATGTCACAGAAACACATCTAGACACGATTAAAAGTGAAATGTTTGGAGATCTTCTGCATGGTCTGAATTCTCTTGAATACATGGCAACCCAGTATGAACCGCATTTAAAAGGGGAAAATCTTTTTGATTTACCTAAGATTTTACAGGATATCACTTTAAATGACGTCTTAAAAGTCGGACGTCGCTTTATTAACCAGTGTGATATGACAGATTTTACTATTTTCCCAAAATAGTTCCAAGTTTATTTCAAAATTTTGTTAGAATAATGTCTAAGAGAAAAGGACTATCCCTATGAAAAAAAAAACGATAGGAGAGGTACTCAGACTTGCTCGAGTAAATCAAAAACTTACTTTAGCAGATGCAGCCAAAAAAACAGATATAAAAACTGACTACCTAAAGGCTCTTGAAAACAATCAATACGAAAAATTTCCGAATGCCTTTTACGTCCGTAGCCTGCTACGAAAATACGCTTGGGCTCTGGATTTAGACGAGCAGATTCTATTGGAGGCATACGACACAGATAATACTGTCGTTTATGACGAAATTGAATTAGCTGAAAACGAAGAATTTCGAAGCAGAAAATATAAAAATCGTTCCTTTTCACTTCCGCTCTTTTATTTCCTAGTAGTTGCCCTGTCTATCATTATTTTTGTCACCTATTATGTTTGGCAATATGCACATACAACTACTCCGCAGTTTACCAGCTCCGATAGTTACAGTCTCGTCTCTGGCTCAAGTCTCGAAGAGCGTTCAACTCCACCTGAGACCTCCACTACAGACTCTAGCTCAACAAAAGAAAAGCTGGAAGTCACTGGAGAAGGAAACTATTTAACTGCAAAATATCGCGGCGAGTCGCAAACTACTCAGTTAACAATCTCAGCGAGCAACACCCAAAGCTGGATTAGTGTGACAAATACGGACTTGGCAGCGGGTATAACCCTTACTCCAACCCAATCAAGCCAAACAGTGACACTCTCTCCCAATACAACTTATACAATAACTCTAGGAGTCGTGAAAGGCGTCACTGTCACTGTCGGCAGTCAAAAAATAGACCTATCTACCTTGACCAGCGACAGTGCTATAATTACCCTTACAATTGAATCATAAAGGAAGAATGATGAAAAAAGAAAATATCCCTAACGCTTTAACCCTTGTAAGAATTGCCTTAATTCCAATCTTTATTTTGATTTTGACTTTTGGGCATTCGCCAGCCATGCATATCCTAGCTGGAATCATTTTCGCCCTTGCCAGCATCACAGACTACCTGGATGGCTATCTGGCGCGCAAATGGCAGGTCGTGACCAATTTTGGGAAATTTGCCGATCCTATGGCCGATAAACTGCTGGTTATGTCCGCTTTTATCATGCTGATTGAAATGAAAATGGCTCCTGCTTGGGTAGTAGCTATCATCATTTGCCGAGAGCTGGCCGTCACTGGTTTGAGACTTCTCCTAGTCGAAACTGGCGGAACAGTTCTAGCGGCCGCTATGCCAGGCAAGATCAAGACTTTCACGCAGATGTTTGCTATCCTCTTTCTTCTGCTCCATTGGACGTTACTCGGTCAGATTCTCCTTTACATAGCCCTGATTTTCACTATTTATTCTGGTTATGATTATTTCAAGGGCAGTGCCTATCTCTTTAAAGATACATTTAAATAATATGGAAAATATCATTGAAGTAAAAAATATTAGTTATCGCTATGACCATAAGTCTGAAGATTATATTTTAAAAGATGTCTCGTTTCACGTGAAACAAGGAGAATGGTTGTCTATTGTTGGTCACAATGGCAGCGGAAAATCGACTATGGTTCGTTTGATTGACGGTCTTTTGGAGGCCGAGAGTGGTGATATCATCATTTCTGGAGATAAATTGACGGCTGATAATGTCTGGGAAAAACGTCGCCAAATCGGCATGGTCTTTCAGAATCCTGATAATCAGTTTGTTGGAGCAACTGTTGAGGATGACGTTGCTTTTGGTCTGGAAAATCAAGGCATGGATTATTCCATAATGGTGAAACGGGTCCATGAAGCTCTGGAGTTAGTCGGCATGCAGAATTTTAAAGAGAAGGAACCTGCTCGACTTTCTGGCGGACAGAAGCAAAGAGTCGCTATTGCTGGCGTAGTCGCGCTCCAGCCAGATATTATCATCTTGGATGAAGCAACCAGTATGTTAGACCCAGAAGGACGTCTGGAATTGATTCGGACTGTCAAGGAAATTAAAGATAAGAATCATTTAACAGTCATCTCCATTACTCACGATTTGGACGAGATTTCGCTGAGTGACCGTGTCCTCGTTATGAAAAATGGTCAGGTTGAGTCAACTGCTATACCGAGAGAACTCTTTTCTAGACCTGATTTGGAAGACTTGGGCTTAGATCAACCCTTTGTCAACCAGGTCAAAGCTGCCTTGATTCAAACTGGGCTAACTCTACCAGAAACCTATTTAACTGAAAAAGAATTGCAGGAACAATTATGGGAATTACTCTAAATAAAGTCAGTTATACCTATCAGGCTGGAACTCCATTTGAGGGTCCAGCGCTTTTTGAAGTTGATTTGGAAATCAAAGATGGCAGTTATACGGCTTTGATTGGGCACACTGGCAGTGGAAAATCAACCATTTTACAGCTCTTGAATGGTCTACTTACTCCTAGCGAAGGCAGCGTGCAAGTTAATAATGTTACCATTACTTCAAGTTCTGTCAACAAGGATATCAAACAAGTTCGTAAACAGGTTGGTTTGGTGTTTCAGTTTGCTGAAAGTCAAGTTTTTGATGAGACTGTTTTGAAAGACGTGGCCTTTGGCCCGCAAAATTTTGGTGTTTCTAAAGAAGAAGCCGAGGCTTTAGCACGTGAAAAATTAAGCCTTGTCGGCATTTCCGAAGAATTATTTGGCCGCAGTCCTTTTGAACTTTCTGGCGGGCAGATGAGAAGGGTCGCCATTGCCGGAATTCTAGCAATGGAGCCTGATATCTTGGTTTTGGATGAGCCAACGGCTGGACTTGATCCAGCAGGACGCAAGGAATTGATGGAACTCTTTAAGAAACTGCATCAAGCTGGAATGACCATTGTTCTTGTAACCCATTTAATGGATGATGTCGCGAATTTTGCTGATACAGTTTATGTTTTGGAGAAGGGGCGCGTTGTCAAAAGCGGGCAGCCTGCTCAGGTTTTTCAAGATATTGATTTTATGGAAAAGATTCAGCTAGGAGTACCTAAAATCACGAAATTTGCTCAAGAATTAGCTGAAAAAGGAATGGAATTTGCTCATTATCCTATTACGATTGAGGAATTTAAGGAGATGATACATGGATAAATTGATTTTAGGACGGTATATCCCAGGAAATTCAGTCATCCATCGATTGGATCCGCGCAGTAAATTGGTGGCCATGTTCTGCTTTATCTTATTAATTTTCTGGGCCAACAATCTCATCACTAATTTGCTGCTATTTGTTTTCGTTTTTACTCTGATTTTTCTCTCAAAAGTTCCTTTGACATTCTTCCTAAAGGGAATTCAATCAATGGTTTTCATTATTGCCTTTACCACCCTCTTCCAGCTATTTCTAACGGCGGGAGGCAAGGTACTTTTCCAATTTGGTTTCATTAAAATTACGGAATTTGGGCTTTCACAAGCGGGGATTATCTTTAGCCGTTTTGTTTTGATTATCTTCTTTTCAACTCTGTTGACCCTAACCACGACACCACTCAGCCTTTCAGATGCAGTAGAAGCCCTACTAAAGCCACTCAAAGTCTTTAAAGTTCCTACGCATGAAATTGGCCTCATGCTCTCTATGAGTCTGCGTTTCGTGCCGACTTTAATGGACGATACCACGAGAATTATGAACGCTCAGAGGGCTCGCGGAGTTGATTTTGGTGAAGGAACGATTGTTCAAAAGGTTAAGTCAATCATTCCAATCTTAATTCCCTTATTTGCTTCTAGTTTCAAGCGGGCAGACGCCTTAGCTATCGCAATGGAAGCGCGTGGCTATAGTGGTGGTGAAGGAAGAAGCCGCTATCGACAACTTTCTTGGAAAATGATTGACAATCTGGCTATTCTCTCTATTTTCCTGATCGGTATCTTGCTCTTTATCTTAAAAAAATAAAGAATAGTATAAGTTTGATAGCAATATTTTTGTTAGAGATCTAATGAAATACACTAAAAATCCTTTAAAATAATATTTTTATGTGTAAATCTCAATATTTTTGTAATATTCGCACTTAAAATGTAATCTTTTAGTAATATTTAATGTGTATGATAGTATTATAACTAAAGGAGAAAACTTTTAAAATGAGTATGAAAGTGAAAAAATTGACTCTAGCAGGAACGATTGCTACAGCAACACTATTTGCATCAACTATTGTTGCTAGTGCTGAATCTTATACAGTAAAAGCTGGAGATACCCTATCAGAAATCGCTGAAAGTAAAAAAACAACTGTTGAACGTTTGGTAGAATTAAACAAAATTTCAAATCCAGATTTTATCATGACTGGACAAGTTTTGGAATTGGGTGATTTGAAAGATGTTGCAAAACAAACAACATCAGCACCTGTTGCCTCATCAGCAACACCAGCTGTTCCCGCACCAGCTCCAGTAGCCCCTGTAGCTCCAGCTGCACCAGTAGCTACGGAAACTCCTGTAGCTACTGCAACAACAGACTATTCTGGCTATTCATCAAGTGTCGTACTCGCAAATGGTAATACTCCAGGTGCTGTAGGTTCTTATGCGGCTGCTCGTATGGCTGAAATGACAGGTGTGTCTGCATCTACATGGGAAAACATCATTGCCCGCGAATCTAACGGACAAGTCGATGCTTACAACCCATCAGGAGCAAGTGGTCTTTTCCAAACAATGCCAGGTTGGGGATCTACTGCAACTGTTGAAGATCAAATTCAAGCAGCTTACCGTGCTTACAGTGCACAAGGACTATCTGCTTGGGCTTACTAAAATAATAAAAAAATGACTAAACATATTTAGTCATTTTTTCTTACTCAAAGAGACTATTTATTCTCCAAAAATTTCTTTTGAAAGTCTACGACCTGTAGGTGTTGTAGCAAGACCACCTTCAGCTGTTTCTCTGAAAGCAGTAGGCAGGCTAGAGCCGACCTGGTACATGGCATCAATGACTTCGTCAACAGGGATTTTGGACTCGATTCCGGCCAGAGCCATGTCTGCTGCGATGAAAGCATAGCTGGCTCCCATAGCATTTCTTTTAACACAAGGTACTTCTACCAGACCAGCCACAGGATCGCAAATCAAGCCCAGCATATTTTTGATGACAAAACAGATAGCTTGACTCGCCTGAAAAGCAGAGCCACCAGCAGCCAGAACCAAAGCAGCTGCACTCATAGCAGAAGCAGAGCCCACCTCAGCTTGACAGCCTCCTTCTGCGCCGGAAATAGAAGCGTTATTGGCAATAACCAAGCCAAAAGCACCAGCAGCCAGCAAAAAGTCTAATTGCTGCTCCTCTGTCAAATCTAATTTTTCAATCGCTGATGTAAGCACGGCTGGCAAGCAGCCGGCACTACCAGCCGTAGGAGTTGCACAAACCAGCCCCATTTTAGCGTTGTGCTCATTGACTGCAATGGCATTTTTTGCAGCAGTCAGCACAGTGTGATCTGACAAGGCCTTCCCTGACTGGATATAGTGGTGTAGCTTGGCTGCATCTCCACCGGTCAATCCGCTGCGAGACTTGCTCTCGTCAAGCCCAAGAAGGACTGAGGCTTTCATCACTTCAAGATTTCGGCCCATCAGGCGTAAAACTTCGTCTCTTTCCCGCCCTGTCAATTCATACTCGGTCGCAATCATTAGTTCAGCGACATTGCCATTAAAATCTAAATCAGCCTGCTCAACCAATTCTTTTATTGAATAAAACATCTCTTCTCCTATTTAAAGAAATTGACATTGTGAAGATGGGGAATTTTCCGAATCTCTTCGATAGCCTCTTCGCAACTACGACTATCTACCTCAATGATCATAATCGCTTTCTCGCCTGCTTTTTCTCTAGTCACCGTCATTTGAGCAATATTGATATTGTAGCGTGATAGAGCCTCCGTGACATGGGCAATCATACCTGGAACATCTTGGTGGACGATGATAATGGTTGGCGTATTCATGCTGAGCGAGACTGAGAAACCATTCAACTCGGTCACCTGAATATTTCCACCGCCAATAGATACACCCGTTACACTGATGCTTTTATAGGCGTTTTTAACCGTGATTTTTGTCGTATTTG
This genomic window from Streptococcus cristatus AS 1.3089 contains:
- a CDS encoding energy-coupling factor transporter transmembrane component T family protein, producing MDKLILGRYIPGNSVIHRLDPRSKLVAMFCFILLIFWANNLITNLLLFVFVFTLIFLSKVPLTFFLKGIQSMVFIIAFTTLFQLFLTAGGKVLFQFGFIKITEFGLSQAGIIFSRFVLIIFFSTLLTLTTTPLSLSDAVEALLKPLKVFKVPTHEIGLMLSMSLRFVPTLMDDTTRIMNAQRARGVDFGEGTIVQKVKSIIPILIPLFASSFKRADALAIAMEARGYSGGEGRSRYRQLSWKMIDNLAILSIFLIGILLFILKK
- a CDS encoding LysM peptidoglycan-binding domain-containing protein gives rise to the protein MSMKVKKLTLAGTIATATLFASTIVASAESYTVKAGDTLSEIAESKKTTVERLVELNKISNPDFIMTGQVLELGDLKDVAKQTTSAPVASSATPAVPAPAPVAPVAPAAPVATETPVATATTDYSGYSSSVVLANGNTPGAVGSYAAARMAEMTGVSASTWENIIARESNGQVDAYNPSGASGLFQTMPGWGSTATVEDQIQAAYRAYSAQGLSAWAY
- the sdaAA gene encoding L-serine ammonia-lyase, iron-sulfur-dependent, subunit alpha; this translates as MFYSIKELVEQADLDFNGNVAELMIATEYELTGRERDEVLRLMGRNLEVMKASVLLGLDESKSRSGLTGGDAAKLHHYIQSGKALSDHTVLTAAKNAIAVNEHNAKMGLVCATPTAGSAGCLPAVLTSAIEKLDLTEEQQLDFLLAAGAFGLVIANNASISGAEGGCQAEVGSASAMSAAALVLAAGGSAFQASQAICFVIKNMLGLICDPVAGLVEVPCVKRNAMGASYAFIAADMALAGIESKIPVDEVIDAMYQVGSSLPTAFRETAEGGLATTPTGRRLSKEIFGE
- the sdaAB gene encoding L-serine ammonia-lyase, iron-sulfur-dependent subunit beta — protein: MKSLKFQSVFDIIGPVMIGPSSSHTAGAVRIGKIVSSIFDDTPTEVEFQLFNSFAKTYRGHGTDLALVAGILGMDTDDPEIPNSLEIAHKRGIKIVWTIQKDSNAPHPNTTKITVKNAYKSISVTGVSIGGGNIQVTELNGFSVSLSMNTPTIIIVHQDVPGMIAHVTEALSRYNINIAQMTVTREKAGEKAIMIIEVDSRSCEEAIEEIRKIPHLHNVNFFK